A section of the Amycolatopsis sp. AA4 genome encodes:
- a CDS encoding DUF4350 domain-containing protein: protein MSTAVSPDLRRIWRGARVPLALLLLIVLIALAIVLSYGKQTSGEFDPGSYEPRGSHALAHLLEQEGVQIRAVHSLAEAREAADSGTLLITDPQLVPKDGLADLRRRVAHLVLVAPGSTALGMTAPTVSAVGAGEVRTLQPECTVGAAVSAGSVTLGGRHYRTDDETARACYRDGGEPTFVQLADRTGTVSVLGSAEAFTNDQIAKEGNAAFGMRLLGDHRKLVWYVPSTSDPALDNEKKPFVDLIPPGWRYGALTAGIAVVLFALWRARRLGPVVREPLPVVVRSAETAEGRARLYRRGGAAGHAAETLREAARTRLRKRLGLPRDAGPPAVVETVSARTGRAPNEVGAVLYGPSPSDEAALVRLADELDAVEREVERS, encoded by the coding sequence ATGAGTACCGCTGTTTCGCCGGACCTGCGCCGGATCTGGCGGGGCGCCCGGGTTCCGCTGGCGCTGCTCCTGCTGATCGTGCTCATCGCGCTGGCCATCGTGCTCAGCTACGGCAAGCAGACCAGCGGCGAGTTCGACCCCGGTTCCTACGAACCGCGCGGCAGCCACGCTCTCGCGCATTTGCTGGAACAGGAGGGCGTGCAGATTCGCGCCGTACATTCGCTCGCCGAGGCGCGCGAGGCCGCCGACAGCGGAACTCTGCTGATCACCGATCCGCAGCTGGTGCCGAAGGACGGGTTGGCCGATCTGCGTCGCCGGGTCGCGCACCTCGTGCTCGTCGCGCCCGGATCGACGGCGTTGGGCATGACCGCGCCGACTGTTTCCGCGGTGGGTGCGGGAGAGGTCCGTACGCTGCAACCGGAATGCACGGTCGGCGCGGCGGTCAGCGCGGGCTCGGTCACGCTCGGCGGACGCCATTACCGCACGGACGACGAGACGGCGCGGGCTTGCTACCGCGACGGCGGCGAGCCGACTTTCGTGCAGCTGGCGGACCGGACCGGCACGGTGAGCGTGCTCGGCTCGGCGGAAGCGTTCACCAACGACCAGATCGCCAAGGAAGGCAACGCCGCGTTCGGCATGCGGTTGCTGGGCGATCACCGGAAGCTGGTCTGGTACGTGCCGTCCACCTCGGACCCCGCGCTGGACAACGAGAAGAAGCCGTTCGTCGACCTGATTCCGCCCGGCTGGCGGTACGGCGCGCTGACCGCGGGAATCGCGGTCGTCCTTTTCGCGCTGTGGCGCGCGCGGCGGCTCGGTCCGGTGGTGCGGGAACCGCTGCCGGTGGTCGTGCGGTCGGCGGAAACGGCGGAGGGCCGGGCCCGGCTGTACCGGCGGGGCGGCGCGGCCGGGCACGCGGCGGAAACCTTGCGCGAGGCGGCCCGGACGCGGCTGCGGAAGAGACTGGGATTGCCGCGCGACGCCGGCCCGCCCGCGGTGGTGGAGACCGTCAGCGCGCGGACCGGCCGGGCGCCGAACGAGGTCGGGGCGGTGCTGTACGGCCCGTCGCCGTCCGACGAGGCGGCGCTGGTGCGGCTGGCGGACGAACTGGACGCGGTGGAACGAGAGGTGGAGCGTTCTTGA
- a CDS encoding DUF2207 domain-containing protein — translation MKLAALLLIPFLSATPAAAQDQPSLPGLPQSVEVALKVQRDGSLSVTEAVSVPRDTSMTRTIPLRANDRVLGIRDISIEGAGNAETGNDQVTFYLRGGTSVLRYTVDGTVGTSLGVEHVTWDVASGWDTRLELVRATFAAPAVPDALSCLAGPPGSTTRCGAAQIDHSGLTRVSVPKLQPGSRVQLTAELPGGTVAATEKLLPSGPFAATAPVWWAWLAFAVLSLAGAVAVFVLRRRDRQPGHAIPVPLLDNGRFSSPEGVLPGHVGPLLTGRVSSVDLAATVLDLCVRNYLWVSEDGPRNWVLVRRNPPDEHLTAFERAVYAAAVPGEAATLAEVREAGVPELVADTVRRGWRSPKRLSKVGPRLCGYGVFLTVLLAFTVGYAQLGLVLLATGIAVTAAARLLPERTKAGLDLRDRLLGLNAQLRTMEAPDDELLVSRALPYAYALGEADAWLVNACSLSAYWYGASGEDVVPLARTSGFVAALTVAFEGARHLRPDEPKTPAPA, via the coding sequence ATGAAACTCGCCGCTCTGCTGCTGATCCCGTTCCTCTCGGCGACCCCCGCCGCGGCGCAGGACCAGCCGTCGCTGCCGGGCCTGCCGCAGAGCGTCGAAGTCGCCTTGAAGGTCCAACGGGACGGCAGCCTGTCCGTCACCGAAGCAGTCTCGGTCCCGCGCGACACGTCGATGACCCGCACCATCCCGTTGCGCGCCAACGACCGCGTCCTCGGGATCCGCGACATCAGCATCGAAGGCGCGGGCAATGCCGAGACCGGCAACGACCAGGTGACCTTCTACCTGCGCGGCGGAACGTCCGTGCTTCGGTACACAGTGGACGGTACGGTCGGCACCAGCCTCGGCGTCGAGCACGTGACCTGGGACGTCGCCAGTGGCTGGGACACTCGCCTCGAACTGGTCCGGGCGACCTTCGCCGCGCCCGCCGTCCCGGACGCGCTCAGCTGCCTCGCTGGTCCGCCCGGCTCGACGACCCGCTGCGGTGCCGCGCAGATCGACCACTCCGGCCTGACCCGCGTCTCGGTGCCGAAACTTCAGCCCGGCTCTCGCGTCCAACTGACTGCCGAACTGCCCGGCGGCACAGTCGCCGCGACCGAGAAGCTCCTTCCCTCCGGTCCCTTCGCCGCGACTGCGCCGGTGTGGTGGGCATGGCTGGCCTTCGCCGTGCTGTCGCTCGCTGGTGCCGTCGCCGTGTTCGTACTCCGTCGACGCGACCGACAGCCTGGGCACGCCATCCCCGTACCGCTCCTCGACAACGGCCGCTTCTCTTCGCCGGAAGGCGTGCTCCCCGGACACGTAGGACCGCTTCTCACCGGACGCGTCAGCTCCGTCGACCTAGCCGCGACAGTGCTCGACCTATGCGTCCGTAACTATCTATGGGTCAGCGAAGACGGCCCACGCAACTGGGTCCTCGTACGCCGCAACCCGCCCGACGAACACCTAACCGCCTTCGAGCGCGCGGTGTACGCAGCCGCTGTGCCCGGCGAAGCCGCGACGCTCGCGGAAGTACGCGAAGCAGGCGTACCCGAGCTAGTCGCCGACACGGTCCGTCGCGGTTGGCGATCCCCGAAGCGACTGTCGAAGGTCGGCCCGCGGCTATGTGGGTACGGCGTCTTCCTCACCGTCCTGCTGGCCTTCACCGTCGGTTACGCACAACTCGGGTTGGTGCTTCTCGCCACCGGCATCGCTGTGACGGCAGCCGCTCGCCTTCTGCCGGAGCGAACGAAGGCAGGCCTAGACCTCCGAGACCGCCTTCTTGGGCTCAACGCGCAGCTGCGCACGATGGAGGCACCGGACGATGAACTGCTCGTCTCTCGCGCGCTCCCGTACGCGTACGCGCTGGGCGAAGCGGACGCTTGGCTAGTTAACGCTTGTTCGCTGTCGGCGTACTGGTACGGGGCCTCCGGCGAGGACGTCGTGCCATTGGCGCGGACCAGCGGATTCGTGGCCGCACTGACCGTCGCGTTCGAGGGCGCGAGGCACCTCCGACCGGACGAGCCGAAGACTCCCGCGCCTGCGTAG
- a CDS encoding stage II sporulation protein M: MDVDVFVAAHSAEWNRLGELAGRRRLTGPEADELVTLYQRTATHLSMIRSTAPDPALLARLSALVARGRSAVAGSHSPAWREVGLFFTRRFPAAVYLSRRWWIPAALVSVAVMAVLGVWIAGDPQVRASLVSPDEVKAMTAPGGQYETYYSNGPAASFAAKVWTNNAWVAATCLFLGVALGLPVIGALWMNSLNAGVAIGLMSSAGRGDVLLGLLLPHGLLELTAVFIAAGTGLKLGWTVVDPGRRSRSAALAEQGRSVVVMALGLACVLLVSGVIEAFVTPSGWPTWLRIGIGVVVELLFLTYVFTLGRRAARDGETGDVDRRAAGDALPEAG, from the coding sequence GTGGACGTCGACGTGTTCGTCGCGGCGCACAGCGCGGAATGGAACCGGCTCGGCGAACTCGCCGGACGGCGCAGGTTGACCGGCCCGGAGGCGGACGAGCTGGTCACGCTTTACCAACGCACGGCGACGCATCTGTCGATGATCCGCTCGACCGCGCCCGACCCGGCCCTGCTGGCCAGGCTGTCGGCGCTGGTCGCGCGCGGCCGTTCGGCGGTCGCCGGCTCGCACAGCCCGGCCTGGCGCGAGGTCGGCCTGTTCTTCACCCGCCGCTTCCCGGCCGCGGTGTACCTGAGCCGCCGCTGGTGGATCCCGGCGGCGCTGGTGTCGGTCGCGGTGATGGCGGTGCTGGGCGTGTGGATCGCGGGCGACCCGCAGGTGCGCGCGTCGCTGGTCTCGCCGGACGAGGTGAAGGCGATGACCGCGCCGGGCGGCCAATACGAGACGTACTACTCGAACGGCCCAGCGGCGTCGTTCGCGGCGAAAGTGTGGACGAACAACGCCTGGGTGGCGGCGACGTGCCTGTTCCTCGGCGTCGCGCTCGGCCTGCCGGTGATCGGCGCGCTGTGGATGAACTCGCTGAACGCCGGGGTCGCGATCGGCCTGATGTCCTCGGCAGGCCGCGGCGATGTCCTGCTGGGCCTGCTCCTGCCGCACGGTTTGCTGGAACTGACGGCGGTGTTCATCGCGGCGGGCACCGGTCTGAAACTGGGCTGGACTGTCGTGGACCCGGGCCGCCGCTCACGCAGCGCGGCACTGGCCGAACAGGGCCGTTCGGTGGTGGTGATGGCGCTGGGACTGGCTTGTGTGCTGCTGGTGTCGGGCGTGATCGAGGCGTTCGTGACGCCGTCGGGCTGGCCGACGTGGCTGCGGATCGGGATCGGGGTGGTGGTGGAGCTGCTGTTCCTGACGTACGTGTTCACCCTGGGCCGCCGCGCCGCCCGGGACGGCGAAACGGGAGACGTGGACCGCCGAGCCGCTGGGGACGCTCTTCCGGAGGCTGGCTAA
- a CDS encoding DUF58 domain-containing protein — MAVTGRLGLLALLGALVVGLLFPSGTGVAIVVAVLLVLVVVDLVLAGSVRALRFSRSGTTSVRLGEPAEVTLTVTNPGGRTVRGSLRDAWPPSAGAADRHALAVPSGERRALTTALLPTRRGDRVAARVTVRAVGPLGLAARQGSHEVPWTVRVLPPFHSRKHLPSRLARLQQLDGRNAVLIRGQGTEFDSLREYVIGDDVRSIDWRATARASDVMVRTWRPERDRQVVLVLDTGRVSAGRVGDAPRLDAAMDAALLLAALASRAGDRVDLVAYDRRVRASVPNASTPSLVNALATIEPSLVETDARGMVAEVLRRTRRRALVVLLTGLESAPLQEGLFPVLGSLTARHEVLVASVADPRVAEMAASRGSAEAVYDAAAAERALADRESSVAWLTRHGVGVVDAVPEELPPALADRYLALKAAGRL; from the coding sequence ATGGCAGTCACCGGGCGGCTCGGGCTGCTGGCGCTCCTCGGTGCGCTGGTGGTCGGGCTGCTGTTCCCGTCCGGCACCGGCGTCGCGATCGTGGTCGCGGTGCTGCTGGTGCTGGTTGTCGTGGACCTCGTGCTGGCCGGAAGCGTGCGGGCGCTGCGGTTTTCGCGCAGCGGCACTACGTCCGTCCGGTTGGGGGAGCCCGCCGAGGTCACGCTGACCGTCACGAACCCCGGCGGCCGCACCGTCCGCGGCTCGCTGCGGGATGCCTGGCCGCCGAGCGCCGGTGCCGCCGACCGGCACGCGCTGGCGGTTCCGTCCGGCGAACGGCGTGCCTTGACGACCGCGCTGCTCCCGACCCGCCGCGGCGACCGGGTCGCGGCGCGGGTGACCGTGCGCGCGGTGGGCCCGCTGGGTTTGGCCGCGCGGCAGGGTTCGCACGAGGTGCCGTGGACGGTCCGGGTGCTGCCGCCGTTCCACAGCCGCAAGCATCTGCCGTCGCGGCTGGCCCGGCTGCAACAGCTGGACGGCCGCAACGCGGTGCTGATCCGGGGCCAGGGAACGGAATTCGACTCCCTGCGCGAGTACGTCATCGGCGACGACGTCCGGTCGATCGACTGGCGCGCGACGGCCCGCGCGTCGGACGTGATGGTGCGGACGTGGCGTCCGGAACGCGACCGCCAGGTGGTTTTGGTGCTGGACACCGGCCGCGTCTCGGCGGGCCGAGTCGGCGACGCACCCCGGTTGGACGCGGCGATGGACGCGGCGCTTTTGCTGGCCGCACTGGCTTCCCGGGCGGGGGACCGGGTCGATCTGGTGGCTTACGACCGCCGGGTGCGGGCTTCGGTGCCGAACGCTTCGACGCCGTCTTTGGTGAACGCCTTGGCGACGATCGAGCCGTCCTTGGTCGAGACCGACGCGCGGGGGATGGTGGCGGAAGTCCTGCGCCGCACCCGTCGGCGGGCTTTGGTGGTTTTGTTGACCGGGCTGGAATCGGCCCCGCTGCAGGAGGGGTTGTTCCCGGTGCTCGGGTCGCTGACCGCGCGGCACGAGGTGCTGGTGGCTTCGGTCGCGGACCCGCGGGTAGCGGAGATGGCGGCTTCGCGGGGGTCGGCGGAGGCGGTGTACGACGCTGCCGCGGCCGAGCGGGCGCTGGCGGACCGGGAGTCTTCGGTGGCTTGGCTGACCCGGCACGGGGTCGGGGTGGTGGACGCGGTGCCGGAGGAACTTCCGCCCGCGCTCGCCGACCGCTACCTGGCCCTGAAAGCCGCAGGCCGGTTGTAG
- a CDS encoding MoxR family ATPase, whose amino-acid sequence MQDARAALIALRTEVGKAVVGNDAAVTGLILALLCRGHVLLEGVPGVAKTLLVRALAASLDLKTTRVQFTPDLMPGDVTGSIVYDAHSGEFSFREGPVFTNLLLADEINRTPPKTQSSLLEAMEERQVSIDGVSRPLPDPFVVVATQNPVEYEGTYPLPEAQLDRFLLKLTMPAPSREDEIGILWRHAQGFDPRDLAAAGVRPVAGAADLAAAREAVAKVTVGPEVIGYVVDLCRATRELPAVRIGVSPRGATALLTVTRAWAWLSGRDYATPDDVKALARPALRHRLDVRPEAELEGVTADGVLDRVLASVPVPR is encoded by the coding sequence ATGCAGGACGCGCGGGCGGCCCTGATCGCGTTGCGCACCGAGGTCGGGAAGGCTGTGGTCGGCAACGACGCGGCTGTCACCGGACTCATCCTCGCGTTGCTCTGCCGGGGGCACGTGCTGCTGGAAGGCGTGCCCGGCGTCGCGAAGACGTTGCTGGTGCGGGCGTTGGCGGCGTCGCTGGACCTGAAGACGACGCGCGTGCAGTTCACCCCGGACCTGATGCCGGGCGACGTCACCGGGTCCATTGTGTACGACGCGCACAGCGGTGAGTTCTCCTTCCGGGAGGGCCCGGTCTTCACGAATCTGCTGCTGGCCGACGAAATCAACCGGACGCCGCCGAAGACGCAGTCGTCGCTGCTGGAGGCGATGGAGGAGCGGCAGGTGTCGATCGACGGCGTCTCGCGTCCGCTGCCGGATCCGTTCGTCGTGGTCGCGACGCAGAACCCGGTCGAGTACGAGGGCACCTACCCGTTGCCCGAGGCGCAACTGGACCGGTTCCTGCTGAAGCTGACCATGCCGGCTCCGTCGCGCGAAGACGAGATCGGCATTCTTTGGCGGCACGCACAGGGTTTCGACCCGCGGGACCTCGCCGCGGCGGGCGTGCGTCCGGTCGCGGGTGCGGCGGATCTCGCTGCCGCGCGGGAGGCGGTCGCGAAGGTGACTGTCGGTCCGGAAGTGATCGGCTACGTCGTCGACCTCTGCCGTGCGACGCGGGAACTCCCGGCAGTGCGCATCGGGGTTTCTCCGCGTGGCGCAACGGCTTTGCTCACCGTGACGCGCGCGTGGGCGTGGCTGTCCGGCCGGGATTACGCGACGCCGGACGACGTCAAGGCGCTCGCGCGTCCGGCGCTCCGGCACCGTCTCGACGTGCGGCCGGAAGCCGAACTCGAAGGCGTGACCGCGGACGGCGTCCTCGACCGGGTGCTGGCCTCCGTGCCGGTGCCGCGCTAA
- a CDS encoding DoxX family protein, with protein sequence MSEPRASQRPAHFLAALLAGAGVLHFARPKQFDALVPKELPGDRRTWTYASGVAELTVAAGIALPRTRRLGGLAAALLFVGVFPGNVKMALDYQRRGRPARERAVAWLRLPLQWPLVSWALTVRDRA encoded by the coding sequence ATGTCCGAGCCTCGCGCGTCGCAACGTCCGGCGCATTTTCTCGCTGCTCTGCTGGCCGGGGCGGGCGTCCTGCACTTCGCCCGGCCGAAGCAGTTCGACGCGCTGGTCCCGAAGGAATTGCCCGGTGACCGGCGCACCTGGACGTACGCCTCCGGCGTCGCCGAGCTGACCGTCGCGGCCGGGATCGCGCTGCCGCGCACTCGTCGGCTGGGCGGATTGGCGGCGGCGTTGCTGTTCGTCGGGGTGTTTCCGGGCAACGTGAAAATGGCCTTGGACTACCAGCGACGCGGCCGTCCGGCTCGCGAGCGCGCGGTGGCGTGGCTGCGCTTGCCGCTGCAGTGGCCGTTGGTGAGCTGGGCGCTGACCGTGCGCGATCGGGCCTAG
- a CDS encoding DUF4129 domain-containing protein → MVIGFLADVPVDIDRDPARLRAVQELTDPNYAAAQPGLLERFWRWLGRLVSELFNALSDVPGGPLGLLLVLALLIVLIVVVRLRVGKVGRSAKTSGEVFSGRRRTADEYRKAAEEAAARGDFADAVRDRFRALVRGMEERALLDVRSGRTADEAVAEAGRFLPDLAAELTAAARQFDDVHYGGRPGTEAGYRTLSELDGRVQRARPALADT, encoded by the coding sequence GTGGTGATCGGTTTTCTCGCCGACGTCCCGGTCGACATCGACCGGGACCCCGCCCGCCTGCGGGCGGTCCAGGAACTGACCGACCCGAATTACGCGGCCGCGCAGCCGGGTCTTCTCGAACGATTCTGGCGATGGCTCGGTCGGCTCGTTTCCGAGCTGTTCAACGCGTTGTCCGACGTGCCCGGCGGCCCGTTGGGCCTGCTGCTGGTGCTGGCCTTGCTGATCGTGCTGATCGTGGTCGTGCGGCTGCGGGTGGGCAAGGTCGGCCGGTCGGCGAAAACGTCCGGCGAGGTGTTCAGCGGACGGCGCCGCACCGCGGACGAATACCGGAAGGCCGCCGAGGAAGCCGCGGCGCGCGGCGATTTCGCGGACGCGGTGCGGGACCGGTTCCGCGCGCTCGTGCGGGGGATGGAAGAGCGCGCGCTGCTCGACGTCCGCTCCGGGCGGACCGCGGACGAAGCCGTCGCCGAAGCCGGAAGGTTCCTGCCGGATCTGGCGGCCGAACTCACCGCAGCCGCGCGGCAGTTCGACGACGTGCACTACGGCGGACGGCCGGGTACCGAAGCCGGGTACCGCACATTGTCCGAATTGGACGGACGCGTTCAGCGCGCGCGACCGGCTTTGGCGGACACATGA
- a CDS encoding RDD family protein, which translates to MQEESDLVTGEAVVLDLRVAKLASRAVAMLLDVLVQAALLLLVFVALMLTAGSFDSALTVALMLTMFVLVVIGYPVLFETLSRGRSLGKLALGLRVVRLDGGPISFRHALTRGLAGFFVDFWALGFLGAVAVIVSLTSSNGRRVGDYLAGTLVIRERVPQSAQAILTMPPGLEAWAAHFDLSGLTDDLAMASRQYLGRYHDLRPEAAASLGFGLAQQVSAAIEVPLPYGMPPWVFLTAVLAERRNRDHARIAPPQYSPYAPPPVPPPAPAPPKSDNPFTPPS; encoded by the coding sequence GTGCAGGAAGAGTCCGATCTCGTCACCGGTGAGGCCGTCGTCCTCGACCTGCGGGTGGCGAAGCTCGCCAGCCGTGCGGTCGCGATGCTGCTCGACGTCCTCGTCCAGGCCGCGTTGCTGCTGCTCGTGTTCGTCGCGCTGATGCTGACCGCGGGGTCGTTCGACTCGGCGCTCACCGTCGCGCTGATGCTGACCATGTTCGTGCTGGTCGTGATCGGCTACCCGGTGCTGTTCGAAACGCTCAGCCGCGGCCGTTCGCTCGGCAAGCTCGCGCTCGGCCTGCGCGTGGTGCGCCTCGACGGCGGCCCGATCAGCTTCCGGCACGCGCTGACTCGCGGGCTCGCCGGGTTCTTCGTCGACTTCTGGGCGCTGGGCTTCCTCGGCGCGGTGGCCGTCATCGTGTCGCTGACGTCGTCGAACGGCCGCCGCGTCGGCGATTACCTCGCGGGCACCCTGGTGATCCGCGAACGCGTGCCGCAGTCGGCGCAGGCGATCCTCACGATGCCGCCCGGGCTGGAAGCGTGGGCCGCGCACTTCGACCTCAGCGGCCTCACCGACGACCTCGCCATGGCCTCCCGGCAGTACCTCGGCCGCTACCACGACCTGCGCCCGGAGGCGGCCGCGTCGCTCGGCTTCGGCCTGGCGCAGCAGGTTTCGGCGGCGATCGAGGTGCCGCTGCCGTACGGGATGCCGCCGTGGGTCTTCCTCACCGCGGTGCTCGCCGAACGCCGCAACCGCGACCACGCCCGGATCGCGCCGCCGCAGTACAGTCCCTACGCGCCTCCGCCGGTTCCGCCTCCGGCTCCGGCCCCGCCGAAGTCCGACAACCCCTTCACCCCGCCGAGCTGA
- a CDS encoding neutral zinc metallopeptidase: MTQPPYGQVPPRGTVQPPPVPGQGPVPPGQYPGQGSYQAQQGQAPYQGQQPPFQGPPPQGPPWQQPSYPVPPRKPTGLIVGLCLGAVAVLALGVVAIVSLNRGSGPSNAGYQAAPPSPSSAYELPPTSGSSPSSSAPTSPSESPSTSTSAGPHKILKLADHPILQDPNAGLQNLVCNLPPWTSTQDGAEAFFTAASKCLDAAWGPFLESYHLPFTPPALHFPTGPSFDTECGTIQVGIATAAYYCENNLYVPFKGLQTDQYGNNPGVYLALFAHEYGHHVQEVAGIMDAAWQKIYAAGQNSPEGLEMSRRKELQAQCFSGMFLGAHVDRGGTITRDMYNKAWNDQETRGDNTSRSHDHGTNAHYAQWWRAGAKDNRIADCNTFAASAADVS; encoded by the coding sequence ATGACGCAACCGCCCTACGGCCAGGTGCCGCCACGCGGGACCGTTCAACCGCCGCCGGTGCCGGGCCAAGGACCGGTGCCGCCCGGCCAGTACCCGGGGCAAGGCTCCTACCAGGCCCAGCAGGGACAGGCGCCGTACCAGGGGCAGCAGCCGCCGTTTCAGGGTCCGCCGCCGCAGGGTCCGCCGTGGCAGCAGCCGTCCTATCCCGTGCCGCCGCGCAAGCCGACCGGGCTGATCGTCGGGCTGTGCCTCGGCGCGGTCGCGGTGCTGGCGCTGGGCGTCGTGGCGATCGTGTCGCTGAACCGCGGGTCCGGGCCGAGCAACGCCGGTTACCAGGCCGCGCCGCCCTCGCCGTCGTCCGCCTACGAACTGCCGCCCACCAGCGGTTCCTCACCCTCTTCGAGCGCGCCGACGAGTCCGTCGGAAAGCCCGAGCACCTCCACCAGCGCGGGCCCGCACAAGATCCTCAAGCTGGCCGACCACCCGATCCTGCAGGACCCCAACGCCGGCCTGCAGAACCTCGTCTGCAACCTGCCGCCGTGGACCAGCACGCAGGACGGCGCGGAAGCGTTCTTCACCGCCGCGAGCAAATGCCTCGACGCGGCGTGGGGCCCGTTCCTCGAGTCGTACCACCTGCCGTTCACGCCGCCCGCGCTGCACTTCCCGACCGGGCCGAGCTTCGACACCGAATGCGGCACCATCCAGGTCGGCATCGCGACCGCGGCGTACTACTGCGAGAACAACCTGTACGTGCCGTTCAAGGGCCTGCAGACCGACCAGTACGGCAACAACCCCGGCGTCTACCTGGCGCTGTTCGCCCACGAGTACGGCCACCACGTGCAGGAAGTCGCGGGGATCATGGACGCCGCGTGGCAGAAGATCTACGCGGCCGGGCAGAACAGCCCCGAGGGCCTCGAGATGTCGCGCCGCAAAGAACTACAGGCGCAGTGCTTCTCCGGAATGTTCCTGGGCGCGCACGTCGACCGCGGCGGCACGATCACCCGCGACATGTACAACAAGGCCTGGAACGACCAGGAAACCCGGGGGGACAACACTTCCCGCAGCCACGACCACGGCACCAACGCGCATTACGCGCAGTGGTGGCGGGCCGGGGCGAAGGACAACCGGATCGCGGACTGCAACACCTTCGCCGCCTCCGCGGCGGACGTCAGCTGA
- a CDS encoding TrkA family potassium uptake protein, translating to MKALKRLPLNVRLNDRPDHELVGVIRMPELTVSPMRSIVKRIIGALLALLATVLIVYLDRDGYRDANGDGLSLLDSLYYATVSLSTTGYGDIAPATASARLVNVIVITPLRVLFLIVLVGTTLEVLTERSRQAFKIQKWRTKVRDHTVVVGFGTKGRSAVNALLGDEEVQANRVVVVDTDQQALDAASALGLVTVHGSATRADVLRVAGVQHARAVVVAPNRDDTAVLVTLTARELAPKAHIVASVREAENVHLLKQSGANQVVVSSETAGRLLGMATSSPLVVDMVEDLLTPESGLAIAERSIEPSEEGGSPRHLPDIVLGVVRDGVLYRVDAPQADALEPGDRLLYVKKVTQVDHIER from the coding sequence ATGAAGGCCTTGAAACGGCTGCCCCTGAACGTCCGGTTGAACGACCGGCCCGACCACGAGCTCGTCGGCGTGATCCGGATGCCGGAGCTGACGGTCAGCCCGATGCGGTCGATCGTCAAGCGGATCATCGGCGCGCTGCTGGCCCTGCTGGCCACGGTGCTGATCGTCTACCTCGACCGGGACGGCTACCGCGACGCCAACGGCGACGGCCTCTCGCTCCTCGACTCGCTTTACTACGCGACAGTTTCCCTCTCGACCACCGGCTACGGCGACATCGCGCCGGCGACCGCGTCCGCGCGGCTGGTGAACGTCATCGTGATCACGCCGCTGCGGGTGCTCTTCCTCATCGTCCTCGTCGGGACCACCCTGGAAGTGCTCACCGAGCGCTCCCGGCAGGCGTTCAAAATCCAGAAGTGGAGGACGAAGGTGCGTGACCACACCGTCGTCGTCGGTTTCGGCACGAAGGGCCGCTCGGCGGTCAACGCGCTGCTCGGCGACGAGGAGGTGCAGGCCAACCGCGTCGTGGTCGTCGACACCGACCAGCAGGCGCTGGACGCGGCGAGCGCGCTCGGCCTCGTCACCGTGCACGGATCGGCGACCAGGGCGGACGTCCTGCGGGTCGCGGGCGTGCAGCACGCGCGGGCCGTAGTGGTCGCGCCGAACCGCGACGACACCGCCGTGCTGGTCACCCTCACCGCGCGCGAGCTTGCTCCGAAGGCGCACATCGTGGCGTCGGTGCGCGAGGCGGAGAACGTGCACCTGCTGAAGCAGTCCGGGGCCAACCAGGTCGTGGTGTCGAGCGAGACCGCCGGGCGGCTGCTCGGGATGGCGACGTCCAGCCCCCTCGTGGTGGACATGGTCGAGGACCTGCTGACCCCGGAATCGGGCCTGGCGATCGCCGAGCGCAGCATCGAGCCGAGCGAGGAAGGCGGATCGCCGCGGCACCTGCCGGACATCGTGCTCGGCGTGGTGCGCGACGGGGTGCTCTACCGGGTGGACGCCCCGCAGGCGGACGCGCTGGAACCGGGGGACCGGCTGCTGTACGTCAAGAAGGTCACTCAGGTCGACCACATCGAACGCTGA